The Bos javanicus breed banteng chromosome 18, ARS-OSU_banteng_1.0, whole genome shotgun sequence genome has a segment encoding these proteins:
- the NLRP2 gene encoding NACHT, LRR and PYD domains-containing protein 2 isoform X1, whose amino-acid sequence MNRMDLSERAKDELQETALKSLQENKPPSLELAQVQEEDVTNLQETKEDLEGEKPGKQDKYRNILKKKFCQHWKNFWPRLSEDVCIVTQRYETLIPFCNPKMPAGPFPHTVVLHGPAGVGKTTLAKKLMLDWTQDNLAETFNFAFYLSCKELNHMGTCTFAELISANWPHVQDDIPAILAQAQKVLFILDSFDELKVPSEALIHDICGDWKKQKPVPVLLGSLLKRKMLPKATLLITTRPGALRELRLLTEQPLFIEMEGFLEEDRKAYFLKHFEEESQALRAFDLMKNNAALFQLGSAPSVCWMVCTCLRQQMERGEDPAATCRTTTALFLRFLCGRFTPPHGGGPRRGLQAPLKPLCLLAAEGVWTQSSVFDGEDLRRLGVDPSALCPFLDGNILQKSEDGEACYSFIHLSVQQFLAAMFYVLEPEEQEEEGLGRRQWHVGNVGKLLSKEERLKNPSLTHVGYFLFGLCNERRAMELETTFGCLVSTEIKRELLKYTLMPHGKKSFSVMDTKEVLSCLYESQEEQLVKDAMAHVKEMSLHLKNETDVVHSSFCLKHCGNLQKLSLQVEEGIFLDNDTALESGTQVERSQNEQHMLPLWMDLCSVFDSSRSLLFLDISQSFLSTSSVRILCEKIASAASSLQKVVLKNISPADTYRNFCMAFGGHKTLTHLTLQGNDQNDMLPPLCEVLRNPKCNLQYLRLVSCSATTQQWADLSCCLKTNQSLTCLNLTANEFLDEGAKLLYMTLRYPTCFLQRLSLENCQLTEAYCKDLSSALIVNQRLTHLCLAKNALGDRGVKLLCEGLTYPECQLQTLVLWCCNITSDGCIHLSTLLQQNSSLTHLDLGLNHIGIIGLKFLCEALKKPLCKLRCLWLKIDESDAQIQKLLREMKESNPQLTIESDHRDPKDNRPSSHDFIF is encoded by the exons AGCTGGCCCAAGTACAGGAAGAAGATGTCACAAACCTACAAGAAACGAAAGAAGATTTGGAAGGAGAAAAGCCAG GTAAACAagataaatacagaaatatattgaAAAAGAAGTTCTGTCAACACTGGAAGAACTTCTGGCCCAGACTCAGTGAAGATGTTTGTATTGTCACCCAAAGATATGAGACCCTGATCCCATTCTGTAATCCTAAAATGCCGGCCGGGCCATTTCCACACACTGTGGTGCTGCACGGTCCTGCTGGCGTTGGGAAAACCACGCTGGCAAAGAAATTGATGCTGGACTGGACACAGGACAACCTGGCAGAGACCTTCAACTTCGCCTTCTACCTCAGCTGCAAGGAGCTCAACCACATGGGGACGTGCACCTTTGCAGAGCTGATATCTGCCAACTGGCCACATGTGCAGGACGACATACCAGCAATCCTGGCCCAGGCACAGAAAGTCCTGTTCATCCTCGACAGTTTTGATGAGCTGAAGGTCCCCTCGGAGGCGCTCATCCACGACATATGTGGcgactggaagaagcagaagccgGTGCCCGTCCTCCTGGGGAGTTTACTGAAGAGAAAGATGCTACCCAAGGCCACCTTACTCATCACCACCCGACCGGGAGCCCTGAGGGAGCTGCGGCTCTTAACAGAACAGCCGCTCTTCATAGAGATGGAGGGGTTCTTGGAGGAGGACCGGAAGGCGTATTTCCTGAAACACTTTGAAGAGGAGAGTCAGGCCCTGCGAGCTTTCGACTTGATGAAGAACAACGCGGCTCTGTTCCAGCTGGGCTCAGCGCCCTCCGTGTGCTGGATGGTCTGCACCTGCCTGAGACAGCAGATGGAGAGGGGGGAGGACCCCGCCGCCACCTGCAGGACCACCACGGCCCTGTTCCTGCGCTTCCTCTGCGGCCGCTTCACCCCGCCGCATGGCGGCGGCCCCAGGCGGGGCCTCCAGGCTCCGCTCAAGCCCCTGTGCCTCTTGGCTGCTGAGGGCGTGTGGACGCAGAGCTCTGTGTTCGATGGGGAAGACCTCAGGCGACTTGGCGTGGACCCGTCTGCCCTCTGTCCTTTCCTGGACGGGAATATTCTCCAGAAGAGTGAAGACGGTGAGGCCTGCTACTCTTTCATCCATCTCAGCGTCCAGCAGTTTCTGGCCGCCATGTTCTATGTGTTGGAGCCAGAAGAGCAAGAGGAGGAAGGGCTGGGCCGCCGCCAGTGGCACGTTGGGAATGTGGGGAAACTGCTGTCCAAGGAGGAAAGGCTGAAGAACCCCAGCCTGACTCACGTCGGGTACTTCCTGTTTGGCCTCTGCAACGAAAGAAGGGCCATGGAGCTGGAGACGACTTTCGGCTGTCTGGTATCAACGGAGATCAAGCGGGAGCTACTGAAATACACATTGATGCCCCATGGGAAGAAATCCTTTTCCGTAATGGACACGAAGGAGGTTCTGAGCTGTCTGTACGAGTCTCAGGAGGAGCAGCTCGTGAAAGATGCCATGGCCCATGTTAAGGAGATGTCCctgcatttgaaaaatgaaacgGATGTCGTGCACTCATCATTCTGCCTCAAGCACTGTGGAAACTTGCAGAAACTTTCACTTCAGGTAGAAGAGGGGATATTCCTGGATAATGATACCGCACTGGAATCAGGCACTCAAGTTGAAAG GTCCCAGAATGAGCAACACATGCTCCCTCTCTGGATGGATCTTTGTTCTGTGTTTGACTCAAGCAGGAGTCTGCTGTTTCTGGACATCAGTCAGAGCTTCCTCAGTACCTCTTCAGTGAGAATTCTTTGTGAAAAAATAGCCTCTGCTGCGTCTAGTCTCCAGAAAGTGGT CCTCAAAAACATTTCCCCAGCTGACACTTATCGGAACTTTTGCATGGCTTTTGGTGGTCACAAGACTTTAACACATCTGACCCTTCAAGGAAACGACCAGAATGACATGCTTCCCCCATTGTGTGAGGTCTTGAGGAACCCCAAATGTAATCTGCAGTATCTCAG GTTGGTGTCTTGTTCCGCCACCACTCAGCAATGGGCTGATCTCTCCTGCTGCCTCAAAACCAATCAGTCCCTCACATGCTTGAACCTCACAGCAAATGAGTTCCTGGATGAGGGAGCCAAGTTGCTTTACATGACCCTGAGATATCCAACGTGCTTCCTACAGAGGTTGTC GTTGGAAAACTGTCAGCTTACAGAAGCCTACTGCAAAGATCTGTCTTCGGCTTTGATTGTCAACCAGAGGCTGACCCACCTGTGTTTGGCCAAGAATGCTCTTGGAGATCGTGGGGTGAAACTGCTGTGTGAGGGCCTGACTTACCCTGAATGTCAACTGCAAACCCTGGT GCTATGGTGTTGCAACATAACCAGCGATGGCTGCATTCATCTCTCGACACTCCTCCAGCAAAATTCAAGCCTCACACACTTGGATCTGGGACTGAATCACATAGGAATTATTGGATTGAAGTTTCTGTGCGAGGCTTTGAAGAAACCACTGTGTAAACTAAGATGTCTATG GTTGAAGATAGATGAATCTGATGCTCAAATCCAGAAGCTGctgagagaaatgaaggaaagcaACCCACAGCTGACTATTGAGAGTGATCATCGAGACCCAAAAGATAACAGACCTTCTTCTCATGACTTCATTTTCTGA